The Nocardiopsis composta genome includes the window GTGGGCCGCGACGGCTCCCTCTTCGTCCCCGCCGCCCTGGTGGGGGCGCTCCTCGTGCTGGCCGCCGACCTCTGCGCGCAGTTCCTCTTCGAGGCCCGCTACCCGGTCGGGGTCGTCACCGGCGTGCTCGGCGCGCCCTACCTCGTCTACCTGATCGTCCGAACCAACCGCGCCGGGGGCTCCCTGTGACCACGGACCACTCACTGCTCGCCGAAGGGCTGACGCTCGGCTACAAGGACCGCACCGTCATCGACTCCCTGGACCTCGCGGTCCCGCCCGGGAGGATCACCGCGATCGTCGGCGCCAACGCGTGCGGCAAGTCCACCCTGCTCCGCTCGATGTCCCGGCTGCTGGCGCCCCGGGGAGGACGGGTGCTCCTGGACGGCGAGCAGGTGCACCGGATCCCGCCCAAGCGGCTCGCCCGGACGCTCGGCCTGCTCCCGCAGTCGCCGGTCGCCCCCGAGGGGATCACCGTCGGCGACCTGGTCGGCCGCGGCCGCCACCCGCACCACGGGGTGCTCTCCCGGTGGCGCCGGGAGGACGACGAGGCGGTCGCCGCGGCCCTGGACGCGACGCGCACCGCCGACCTCGCCGACCGCCCGGTCGACGAGCTCTCCGGCGGGCAGCGCCAGCGGGTCTGGATCGCGATGGTCCTCGCCCAGCGGACCGACCTGCTGCTGCTCGACGAACCGACCACCTTCCTCGACGTCAGCCACCAGATCGAGGTCCTCGACCTGCTCACCGACCTCAACCGCTCGCTCGGCACGACGATCGTGCTGGTCCTGCACGACCTCAACCTCGCCGCGCGCTACGCCGACCACCTCATCGCGCTGGCCTCCGGCGGCCTGCACGCGGCGGGGCCGCCCGATCAGGTGCTCACCCCCGCGATGGTGCAGGCCGTGTTCGGGCTGCGCAGCGAGGTCATCACCGACCCGACCTCGGGCCGGCCGCTGATGCTCCCGCTGGGCCGGCACCACGCCCCCGCGCCGGCCGACTGACCCCGGCCGGGCGCGCCCGGGGTCGCGGGGCGCCGCGCCGGCGGGACGGGAGCCCCACGCGCGGCACGGCTGCTCACCCGCGGCCGCGGACCGGGCGGAGGGAGGGCCGGGAGTGAAGCGCGGCCGGGGGAGCGCGGGCGGAGCCCGGCGTCCGCGGCGCCGGGTCCGCCGCGGTGCGGTTCCGCTACCCTGGGGCGCCGTGGGGTCCGGGCGCCGCTCGTGCCGGGCCCGGAGCCGGAACCCTGTACGGACGGGACGCGCATGACCGTGGACGCCGACCCCGGGCCGCGGCGCGGCGGGGGCGCCCGAGCATCGGCCCTGGTGCTCTCCCTGACGGCCCGGATCGGCGGGCTGGTGCGGGCCGAGGGCCTGGAGGAGGGCGCGCACCTCACCGAGCAGTGGATCGCCGACGAACTCCAGGTCTCCCGGTCGCCCGTGCGGCGGGCGCTGGCCCTGCTGGAGGAGACCGGGATCGTGCAGCGGATCCCCAACCGGGGCTACTTCCTCCGGCGCGCCGGCGACGACCTGGAACCGGTGCTCGGGCGGATCGACGCGCACGGCGACGGGGAGGACGTCTACCTCCGCCTGGTGGACGAGCTCATGCGGGGCGGGCTGGCCGCGGAGTTCAGCGCGGCGGAGGCCGCCCGCCGCCTCGGGGCCCCGGTCCGGGAGGTGCAGCGGGCCCTGACCCGCCTGGAGGGCGAGGACCTGGTCAGGCGCAGGCTCGGACGGGGGTGGGAGTTCCAGGGGGCGCTCTCCACCGTCCAGGGCCACGACCACAGCTACCGGTTCCGGATGATCGTGGAGCCGGCGGCCCTGCTGGAGCCGGGGTTCGCCGTGGACGCCGCGGCGTTCGCGGTCCACCGCGAGCGCCAGGAGGCGCTGCTGCGCGGCCGGGTGCTCTCCGCCTCGCGGGGCGCCCTCTTCCAGGCCGGGGCGGACTTCCACGAGATGCTGGTGGGCTGCGCGAACAACCCGGTGCTGCTGGACGCGGTGCGCCGGCAGAACCGGGTGCGCAGGCTGATCGAGTACCGGCACCAGTACGACCGCACCCGGATGATCGGCCAGGCCCGCGAGCACCTCCTGCTGCTCGACCTGCTGGAGCAGGGGCGGACGGAGGAGGCCTCCAGGGCGCTCCACGCCCACCTGGACCGCGTCCGCTGGATCAAGACCGGCATCGGCGAGGAGCCCCCGCCGCTCCTCTAGCGTCCCGAGCCGTTCTCCCGTTGCTCTCGGCGTTGTCGCCGTCCCGGCCGGCGTTGGGACGGCGACAGCGCCGAGATCAACGCGGAGGGTCGTCGTGCGCGTCCAGCAGCCGTTCGAACCGGCCGGCGGGGTGCTCGCGCGTCGGCAGGGCCTCCACGAACGGCAGCAGCTCGCGTTCGGCGACGCCGTGCACCCGGCGCAGCTCGGCGACGGGATCGGGGTGGTCGTCGACGCGCAGGTCCAGGTAGGGGTAGGGGTCGCCGCGGTGGACGTACAGCGCCGCGCTCTGCCTGCCGCGCCGGTCGCCGCCGGCCGCCTGCCCCGCCTCCAGGGCCGCCAGCAGCCGCTCCGCCAGCGGGCTCCCTGCCGCGGCCTCGAAGTGCTCGGCCATCGCGTCGAGGACCCCGGCGCCGGTCAGGATGTTCCCGGCCACCGCGTACCCGTCCCCCTGGCGGTGGCCGCTCCAGGGGTGGGTCTCGGCGCCGGTGTGCGCGGCGGTTCCCCCGGCCGCGTCCACCATCGCCACCTGGCGCGCTTCCGCGGCGGGGTCGGCGGCCAGGACGCGACGTAGCGCCTCGGGGGCGGGGAGCGACCGCAGCAGCGCCAGACCGTCGATCCCCAGCAGCGGGTTGATCAGCGCCTGCGTGGCGATGGCGCCGGCCTCGGCGTGCGCGGACACCGACAGCGCGCCGATGGCCGGCATGCAGCTGCTGACCGCGACACCGCAGGTCCGGGCGGCGGTGTCGGAGGCGACGATGGAGAAGGTTCCGGCGTACAACCGCGATCACTCTGACAGGTCGGGCGCCCCGCGGCGGCGGGGACGCGATCGGGGCGCGGAGCCCGGCGGGCCCGCGGACGACGGCGAGCCTACCCGGCCGGCCCGCTCCCCGGTCTCGGCGGGGCGGCGTCCACCCGGCCCCACCAAGGTCGCTTCCGGATAATCCGCCTCGGATCGAATTGCCTTACCCTGGCAGGCATGACCGCCATGGCGCCCGCGCGCACCGAACCGGACCTGTCGTTCCTCCTCGACCACACCAGTCACGTCCTGCGGAGCAAGATGTCCGCCGCCCTCGCCGAGATCGACCTGACCCCCCGCATGCACTGCGTGCTCGTCCACGCCCTGGAGGAGGAGCGCACCCAGATCCAGCTCGCCGAGATCGGCGACATGGACAAGACCACGATGGTGGTGACGGTGGACGCCCTGGAGAATGCGGGGCTGGCCGAGCGCCGCCCCTCCCGTACGGACAGGCGGGCCCGGATCATCGCCGTCACCGAAGAGGGGGCCCGCGTCGCCGAGCAGAGCCAGAAGATCGTCGACCGCGTGCACCGCGAGGCCCTGGCCTCGCTTCCCGATGAAGACAGGGAGATCCTGCTGCGCGCCCTGAACAGCCTGGTCGGCGGCGGCCTGGCGGTTCCCGTCGAGGCCCCGAGCGCCGCCCGCCGGGCGCGCCAGTCCAGGTAGGCGGAGTCGGAACTAAAACCGAAAAAGATAGTCTGCAACGGAACTATCTGCTACGGTCTCTCCTGTCGCCCCCACTGACAGGAGAGACCGCATGTCCGCCACCCCCGCCCCCGCACCGGCGCCCGCTTCTCCGGCCGCCCCGCGCTCACGATGGATCGCCCTCGGGGTCATCGCCACCGGGATGCTGATGATCATCCTCGACGGCTCCATCGTGACCGTGGCGATGCCGGCCATCCAGAGCGATCTGGGGTTCACCCCCGCCGGCCTGAGCTGGGTCGTCAACGCCTACCTCATCGCGTTCGGCAGCCTGCTCCTGCTGGCCGGCCGGCTCGGCGACCTGATCGGCCGCAGGCGCATGTTCCTCGCCGGAATCGCCGTCTTCACCGCCGCCTCGCTGCTGGCCGGCGCGGCCGCCTCGCCCGCCGTACTGGTCGCCGCCCGCTTCCTCCAGGGCATCGGCAGCGCGATGACGTCCGCCGTCGGCCTGGGCATCCTCGTGACGCTGTTCACCGACCCCGGCGAGCGCGCCAAGGCCATCGCCGTCTTCAGCTTCACCGGCGCGGCAGGCGCCTCCATCGGCCAGGTGCTCGGCGGCGTCCTCACCGACGCGCTCAGCTGGCACTGGATCTTCCTCGTCAACCTGCCGATCGGCATCGCCGCCCTCGCGATCGCCGTGCGCGTCCTGCCCGGTGACGTCGGCCTGGGCCTCAAGGCGGGCGCGGACGTCTTCGGCGCGGCCCTGGTCACCGCCGGCCTGATGCTCGGCATCTACACCGTCGTCAAGGTCGAGGAGTACGGCTGGGCCTCGGGCCGCACCTTCGGCTTCGGCGTCCTCGCCGCCGTACTGCTCGCCGCGTTCCTCGTCCGCCAGGCCACCGCGGAGAATCCGCTGATGCCGCTGCGGATCTTCCGCTCACGCAGCGTCTCCGGCGCGAACCTGGTCCAGGTCCTGATGGTCGCCGCGCTCTTCTCCTTCCAGATCCTC containing:
- a CDS encoding MFS transporter — translated: MSATPAPAPAPASPAAPRSRWIALGVIATGMLMIILDGSIVTVAMPAIQSDLGFTPAGLSWVVNAYLIAFGSLLLLAGRLGDLIGRRRMFLAGIAVFTAASLLAGAAASPAVLVAARFLQGIGSAMTSAVGLGILVTLFTDPGERAKAIAVFSFTGAAGASIGQVLGGVLTDALSWHWIFLVNLPIGIAALAIAVRVLPGDVGLGLKAGADVFGAALVTAGLMLGIYTVVKVEEYGWASGRTFGFGVLAAVLLAAFLVRQATAENPLMPLRIFRSRSVSGANLVQVLMVAALFSFQILVALYLQKVLGYGAAETGFAMLPAAAVIGAVSLGVSARLNARFGERNVLLAGILLLIGVLALLARVPVQADYVVDLLPVMLLAGGFGLALPALTTLAMSDANEEDAGLASGLFNTTQQIGMAVGVAVLTTLAASRTESLALGGRTAAEALTGGYRLAFAVGAGLLVAAFAVAFTMLRRPERRAAGEPAADTRDPARSTAA
- a CDS encoding MarR family winged helix-turn-helix transcriptional regulator; amino-acid sequence: MTAMAPARTEPDLSFLLDHTSHVLRSKMSAALAEIDLTPRMHCVLVHALEEERTQIQLAEIGDMDKTTMVVTVDALENAGLAERRPSRTDRRARIIAVTEEGARVAEQSQKIVDRVHREALASLPDEDREILLRALNSLVGGGLAVPVEAPSAARRARQSR
- a CDS encoding DUF1028 domain-containing protein, with product MYAGTFSIVASDTAARTCGVAVSSCMPAIGALSVSAHAEAGAIATQALINPLLGIDGLALLRSLPAPEALRRVLAADPAAEARQVAMVDAAGGTAAHTGAETHPWSGHRQGDGYAVAGNILTGAGVLDAMAEHFEAAAGSPLAERLLAALEAGQAAGGDRRGRQSAALYVHRGDPYPYLDLRVDDHPDPVAELRRVHGVAERELLPFVEALPTREHPAGRFERLLDAHDDPPR
- a CDS encoding GntR family transcriptional regulator, giving the protein MTVDADPGPRRGGGARASALVLSLTARIGGLVRAEGLEEGAHLTEQWIADELQVSRSPVRRALALLEETGIVQRIPNRGYFLRRAGDDLEPVLGRIDAHGDGEDVYLRLVDELMRGGLAAEFSAAEAARRLGAPVREVQRALTRLEGEDLVRRRLGRGWEFQGALSTVQGHDHSYRFRMIVEPAALLEPGFAVDAAAFAVHRERQEALLRGRVLSASRGALFQAGADFHEMLVGCANNPVLLDAVRRQNRVRRLIEYRHQYDRTRMIGQAREHLLLLDLLEQGRTEEASRALHAHLDRVRWIKTGIGEEPPPLL
- a CDS encoding ABC transporter ATP-binding protein encodes the protein MTTDHSLLAEGLTLGYKDRTVIDSLDLAVPPGRITAIVGANACGKSTLLRSMSRLLAPRGGRVLLDGEQVHRIPPKRLARTLGLLPQSPVAPEGITVGDLVGRGRHPHHGVLSRWRREDDEAVAAALDATRTADLADRPVDELSGGQRQRVWIAMVLAQRTDLLLLDEPTTFLDVSHQIEVLDLLTDLNRSLGTTIVLVLHDLNLAARYADHLIALASGGLHAAGPPDQVLTPAMVQAVFGLRSEVITDPTSGRPLMLPLGRHHAPAPAD